Genomic segment of Drosophila biarmipes strain raj3 chromosome 2L, RU_DBia_V1.1, whole genome shotgun sequence:
TCATGCGATTATAGATCGGCTCATTTAGTTATGCTCATCTGcatatatagatatatctGATCTGATATATTTATAGGGCGGGAACttttccttctacctgttacatacctTGTGACGAATCAAATTTACTACGAGTATCTAATCAACTGGTTATAATAAATCAAAGACTTTTTAGTTAATAATCTAAAGATAAACAACAAGTAAAGGTAAACATTTGAATCAAACACAATGGTGGTTGGTCTTTTTcacaaagaaaatgttttgtaAGCACTGCTAAAAAAGGGTATAAATACTTTAGTAAATTTCCGTTAGTCGAAACCAAAATGATAAAGAAAATAGTTGCAGTTCCTCTTCTTCTCGCCAGCGTTGGTTTGGGATTATCTTACGATAAATACGCTAcatgaatttaatttggtgGGCATTTGATACCGAAATATGTAGGGATTAAAATTTGaactaatatattttttaagaaaagccAAATAGCTTGGCAATTGATTGGCCTACGAGAACTTTTGCAATTGGGATCCGAACTGGTGGGAATCTGGGAAACACTGGAACCCACAATGGGTTTAGCCATGCTCGGTCCATTACCATGATAAATGGGCCTCTGGACAGCCCGCCAATAATAATGGAAAAGAGCATTGCATATAGTGGCTACACTTACAAGAGCTCAAATGATTAAGAACTGAACGATAATCCTTGTAGCGCACTAAGGAATTATGTTCGTGAGGCTCCATAGCAAAAAACTATATCTATTTTGGTATGgatataaatgaataaattgcAATCGATCCTTTTTATTCACAAAGGAACGAAGAAGTTTTCTTACTAATACGaatttacacattttttgaCCCTAATAATCCACTACCAGATGGAAGTTCTATCACGCTTTAAACCCTGGACATCCTCAAATGGTATACCAAGTAAACATTGCTTAATGGGCCCTTTCCAACCAGACAATGATGGCGAAACAAAACACACATATACTTAGGGTTTTAAGTTGAAAAGcttgtttaaatgttttactAATAATACCAATTGCTTGATCAATTTTCAATCTGACCAAGTGCGAGCTAATAGGGGTATTCCCCaagatttgtaaaaattatcaGTCTTATATTGTAAGCATATCATCAAAAGGTTTTATCAGCAATTGTTATCTGTTCAACTCGAGCCATTCCGATTTCTTTATTAGTTGCGATTTGAAACTTGAGGAAAGATGTTGGGTGCACTTCTGTCGTGTCTTTTTTTGTGGAATGCCCTACTTTTGGAGGCCTTTCCTTTGGATCGACAGAGTAAGTGCTATAGTTGttactaaaattttaaaagtggtAAAAAACATTGTGAAAACTGTTTTAAAGTGTTTCCTCAAACGAAATATATCATGAACaaacatatacatatttaatagGTATTCTTTCGGTTGGTGGAAAGGATTACTTCATTTCCTTGGAGAAATATAACTGGTTCGAAGCGACCAACCGATGCCGTCAGAAGGGTGGATTCCTGCTGAACCTGGAGAGTCAGGAGGAACTGGAACTGCTCAGCCCTTTCCTCCACCCAGCCTACAGCTACTGGCTATCCCTCAATGATCTTGGAGTTCGGGGCGTATACGTGTCGGAGGCCACTGGTCACGAGGCTCCTTTTCTCAATTGGTCTGCTGGACAGCCGGACAACAGCGATGGCGACGATCGGTGTGTGGAGCTCTGGCCATCGACTAGGTCCCAGTTCCGGATGAACGACCTGTCCTGCAGAATGCCAGTCGCCTTCGTTTGCCAGTTAAACTAGAATCGGTACTTACGATTTCCCTGGTACGAATTGGTTGTCTTCCTTTTTTATGTCATTTTTAACGGAGCTACCAAGTGCAGCTattaaaagtatttggcttttatTGATAGTACCAGTCAAAGTGTCATTTTTATCAGTTTGTTTATGATAGCTAACTTCCCCTTGTTTTCTTAAAACCCACTTACTAGAAACACATTTGTGGGGTGTGCTACTTATTATATCATGTTTATAACACAACAGCAAACGATGCACTCTACCATAACCAAATATTATTAGGTTGTTTTGCTTGGGAACTCTTTGCCTAAGCTTGTCATAGTCCTGTTTTGTAAAGTTCCCATTAGTTATACTTACAGCCTGGCAGGATACCCTTGCTCCGAGCCGTGCGATAAGGCTGCCGCGCACCCGGATCGATCTTGCCGTACATTGTTCTATCCATGGTTCCGGACGAGATTCACTTGCTTTGCCCACTGATTTGATTGAAACGTTACTGACTAATCAAGGAACTGTTTAGTGAcattgtatgtgctcaaaatCTTCAGGTTTCACCGATGTTGTTGCACTGCGACCGGCAAAAAAGtttcatttgaattatttataagcgcatttttattttcggccTTTCGGGGCTCGACGACGGATTTGTCGTTTTTGCTTGCGTTGGGTTAGCCTGTCAGAGTGGATATTGTAGTTGTCGTCGTCGATGTTGTCGTTGCCTTTGCCTGTCTATCAGAGCTTTGCCCCAGTCCACaaacaaatcgaaaaaaaaactagttCCCTGCCCCCAGTGGCAGGCCAAGTGATTTAATGATGGAAATTGTTGTCTGGGGAGTGCTTTGTGCATTCGAGATTGGCTATTAATTGACTGAGACTGACAAAATACGGCATAAGAAGATTAAAGGGATACGGTGAGGAGTGACAGATCTGTGATCATAGGTGCATGATGCCATTCTTGTGAAGAATATTAATAGATATGCTCGAAAAGTAAACGAAATGGATCAAAAGCTTATTCTTGAAAtagtaaaatgtaaacaaataagAGTTTCGTTTGGTAATGCCATAATCTCCCTAACCAATGATTGTCAAGTCAATAAGGAGAAGGCCCACCAATAAAATGATTACTTTAGAGGTGCGTCCGGAGATCGTACCAAAAAGAGTAGTCACTAAATAcatctttaaatttatatgatCTAAAGATCAAAAGGCAGCAAGAAGAACGATAAATTAGATCAGCGGCCACCAAGAAGCCGGAAAAACGTAACATCTGAATCTCTTGCTCAGACTCCCTAATCCAAAGTGAGTGGGCGAAGCTCAATAGATGATCTATGCAACTAACAAAATTTACGATGGTCTGCAGATTTAGTTGAGCCGAAACGATCTATAAAGACAGATTTATGGAAccataaaaataccaaaacgAACATGCAGGCCacattttacatttgtttCAAACAAATAACGACACATTggaaaaaggtaaaaaataataagcatAAATTCACCGACTAAAACAAAGCAAGGCGGGCCGAAAATACTGAAATCGGTGAGGGAACGGGGAATCAAGGTTGCCAAATTACGTCAACACCATGATCGCCATCTAAATATATCCaagagaaaaaaacaaaaacatttctaGCAAATCAAAGGCGACTTTTCGTCGTCTAGTGAAGGGAGAACTAAACtaggaaaatggggaaattaattgaaaatactgCGAGCGATTTCCGCAGAGCGCTGCCAAAGAATAGAAGCCGAGAAAAAAAATCTCGCGTTCCCTCCAGGTCTTCGCTAAGGCAAATCCATTTTCCTATACACCTGCGGCATTACTCAGTCTCTTTGGGATGACGTCGGGGCAGAAACTGCGGGTAATTGTTTTCGGCCCCGTCTTCCTTCTATATTTAAAAGCCAAAGGCACGATTTCGGTTCATTCGCAGGAAATTCCTGGCGATCAACCGTCGGCCGATCGCCGCGATctcaatataaatattttattagtaAGTAGATAAAATGTGTGTGAATGCGAGTGTTGACCTTGCTGAAGGCGCTAAGGTGAAAACGCAATGCGTGCCCCGAAAACCAGACCCAGGGAAAATTCATGTGGGTGATATTGATCGCAATGGGCGATCTCTTCCCCGGTTAGTGGCCTTTGGCCAGGTCTTGCGATAAACCTGGCCAATTTATGCcgctttaaaatttatttttcacattCCACCGTTGTAAAAGGGCGGGAAAAGGCGAAGAAATATCGCCCACTGACTTTTGTGGTCGTTTGCGTCTTGATAAGATAAAGGGGGTAATGAAAAAGGGCCCACACGAAGATCAAATTATGGTTGAGAAGATTCTGGAATTAAATAACGAACTCTTTCGATTGGTTTAATAAGAGCTCAATTGCCtctatttgtttataataattgCAAGCAATTGGTTGTCAATTTATCTGAAAGATAGACCACACTGGAAGTCGTAAGCTTGTACTTAGTTCAAAAGGCTCAGATTATGCATTAAATAAGTGTTTTCTCCCTTTAAAGTTCCCCTATAATCTTGAAAtgtcacatttttaattacaaaaaatatctATTGGAAAAAGCATTCATTTTGGCTCGCAGTTTGCCACTCATCTTTCTCAAGCAATCGAAACAACACActctaattgaaattttatgaCTGGCCGATAAGAATCTGCTTGTTGAACACTGGAAACAGGGAGAAAAATATAGGCGGACTTGCTGAACAATCGAAAATCAAACAGAACCCGGCGATGAACTCATGGCACTTGGAATATGGAGAGTGAGATCTAGAGGTGCTAAGTATCTGGGACTAAAACGGGCTTTGGATTGGCAAACGAAACTCGAAAAAAGAGGAATTACGGGAAATAATCCAGAGATCAGTGGTCTGTGCATAGTTTGCGGCTTCATAATGTATCGGGAAAGACAAAGACAGCAGCTGTCTGGCGATAAACAAATGGCATCGACTGAGCGTATCTGCGAGATAAAAAGATATTGGGGagaaaaacgaaaacgaaaacgaaagcGGTTCTCATAAGTGCAGAACTcacaacaaaatgtttatttgtgTGCACTATGTCAGCCGAGTTTACATCATTTTCCAGCATTTCCATTTGCTGTCGTAACTCGAGATGCTTTTATGGGGAAGGGGAAGGAAGTCCCCCCTATAAATGCACTTCGCTTCGAGTGCTTGAAATATGTGGAAAATGTCATAATTTTAATAGATTAAGTGGGCacattttaattggttttgttgtctgttgttattgttatggtattttcagaattttgatacagaaaaaaaccaaattaatttccatCTCAGCGCCCACGATTTTAATCCGTTTGGGGACCCGAGGCGTAAATTAATGGGGCTAACCAAAATTCTATGCTCCGCCAGATCGAGGCAAATAAGTCATATATTTGAATGTCTGTTCCGTTGGTAATTAGTTCCATAATTAGTTGGAATGCTAATGAAATCGAAATGTTTTTCGAACAACTTGCCGAAAAGATTTGCCAAGAATTAGCGGAATCTTAAGGCGAGTGACACGAAACCATTAATCTTGGCCAagattattttcttatttttatctaGCTGCCACTGGCATTCCTGTTTTATCGCGCATTTCAGTCCTATACTATCGCTTGGTGTTTGTCAACTTTTTCACTGCAGATTTTCCTTACACTCGCAGTAAACAATTTCCCACGCTCCAACCTGCCGCAATATCACTAACACAGTTCCAATGATTTTTCATCAGCTTTTTCCCGCTTAGTTTTCCGCCGATCACTTGATTGATTGCCCTATGTTTTGATTTGGCTTTGTTTGTTCTACTTTCGAGCGTGTTATCTGTGCACTTTTGCCTGCACCTTGGCAGTGTGTTGtcacatattttatttattattcccAGAGATCGTAGGACTCAGCTGGGAGACCGAAAACCGAGAGACCCGAAAAGCACGCGCGCTGCGCTCGCGTTTCAGTAAGAGCGTCGCAATCGACTGACATCCAAGGGGCCCAGTGCTCGGGCTCCATTAGAAGAGCTCTCCGGCTCTCGTGCTCGCTCGTGGAGAGCGGAGCCCCAGAGAGCCCAGTGTTTGAGAGCAGGTAAACAAAGTGCACTCGGAAAAATTACTATAGTGTGTGGCAtcttacttaaaaaatttgaacaGAAAGAATCAGCTTTGTAAGTGTTAGATCTGCGAACCGATATTAGTTTGACTTTTGGACCGGTCTGGGGCTCGAACTAAAATAACGTTCCGGTATGCTAAAACAAAGTTCAGGTTTGAGCCaggttaaaaaaatgttattaaattacTTTCCTTTTATTACACTAAAAAAGTATAAGTATTTTTACAGAAAGACCAGTTTTGTAATAGCCATAATTTTGGCTTTGGTTTGGTTCGAGTTCGCACATAAAGATAACGTTCCGATATGCTGGAACAGGCTTCAGGGTCAAACAAGggttaagaaataaaatttgttcatTAAATACTAATGTCTATTATTTTAGCATTGCTATTTATTAGTATAAAAAGGAGCTCCGTTATTAAGtaaattttatgttaatacaaatataaaattccctaaaatacgaaaaagtatttttttcgAACCGAACAGGCTTTTGGAGGCTTTGTTTCCGGTTCGGTTTACCtc
This window contains:
- the LOC108033679 gene encoding C-type lectin 37Db is translated as MLGALLSCLFLWNALLLEAFPLDRQSILSVGGKDYFISLEKYNWFEATNRCRQKGGFLLNLESQEELELLSPFLHPAYSYWLSLNDLGVRGVYVSEATGHEAPFLNWSAGQPDNSDGDDRCVELWPSTRSQFRMNDLSCRMPVAFVCQLN